AAGCTTGCCTTCACGTCCGACAATGCGCGCAGCATCTGCGATGCCGGCACAGTTCACGGCGATGCGCACAGGCGGCATGTCGGCGAAAGCCGCAGCCACGGATGCGGGATCACTGACATCAGCCTGTACCGCCGAACCCTTGATATCAGCGGCTATGGCCTGTGCGGCATCCAGATTGAAATCAAGCACTGTTACGTGTGCGCCTCGCTCAGAAAGATAGCGGGCCGTCGCCGCACCAAGGCCGCTGCCGCCACCGGCAACAAGGACGCGTTGACCGTCAGTCTTCATGTTTCCGGGTCCCCCAGAGTCAGTTTCACAGGCTCCAATCCGTCGATCATCCCCTTGATGCGGTCCCCCGCAACAACGGGACCAACACCCGCAGGCGTTCCGGTCATAACAAGGTCACCTGGGCCAAGGTGATAGTAGTGAGACAGGTGCGACAGGATTTCGGGCACAGACCAAACCATGTCCGCGAGGGTCGCATCCTGCCGTGTTTCATCGTTCACCGTCAAACTGATGTGCGCATCGGGTGCAACCGAAGGCGACAGCGCGCCAATCACAGCGCCGTTTTCCACATCCTTGCCCAGATCCCAAGGACGACGATTATCCTTCCCTACCTGCTGCAAATCGCGACGCGTCATATCAAGGCCGCACGCATAGCCAAAGACAGCGTCCGCAG
The sequence above is drawn from the Cognatiyoonia koreensis genome and encodes:
- a CDS encoding fumarylacetoacetate hydrolase family protein → MTFVFPPSETKSLPVEASEQRYAVRRIFCVGRNYAAHAAEMGGEVDREAPWYFTKSSEALAASGQTLPYPPGTSNYHYEMELVVALGATLFKAAQVQAADAVFGYACGLDMTRRDLQQVGKDNRRPWDLGKDVENGAVIGALSPSVAPDAHISLTVNDETRQDATLADMVWSVPEILSHLSHYYHLGPGDLVMTGTPAGVGPVVAGDRIKGMIDGLEPVKLTLGDPET